From a region of the Castor canadensis chromosome 7, mCasCan1.hap1v2, whole genome shotgun sequence genome:
- the Kazald1 gene encoding kazal-type serine protease inhibitor domain-containing protein 1 isoform X2, whose protein sequence is MPRVLTGLPTNHAAAALALPLLLLLLVVRTPPPTSARPSSGPDYLRRGWLRLLAEGEGCAPCRPEECAAPRGCLAGRVRDACDCCWECANLEGQLCDLDPSAHFYGRCGEQLECQLDAGGDLNHGEVPEPLCVCRSQHPLCGSDGRTYAQICRLQEAARARPDANLTVAHPGPCESEPLIVSQPHNIWNVSGQDVIFGCEVFAYPMASIEWRKDGLDIQLPGDDPHISVQFRGGPQRFEVTSWLQIQAVRPSDEGTYRCLARNAVGQVEAPATLTVLTPDQLNSTGIPQLRSLNLVPEEEAESEENEDYY, encoded by the exons ATGCCCCGAGTGCTCACAGGGCTTCCAACTAACCATGCGGCAGCTGCCTTGGCGCTGCCCCTGCTACTGTTACTGCTGGTGGTGCGGACGCCGCCCCCGACCAGCGCAAGGCCGTCCTCAGGCCCCGATTACCTGAGGCGCGGCTGGCTGAGGCTACTAGCCGAGGGCGAGGGCTGCGCTCCCTGCCGGCCAGAAGAGTGCGCCGCGCCGCGGGGCTGCCTAGCGGGTCGGGTGCGCGATGCTTGCGATTGCTGCTGGGAATGCGCCAACCTCGAGGGTCAGCTGTGCGACCTGGACCCCAGCGCTCATTTCTACGGACGCTGCGGAGAGCAGCTTGAGTGCCAGCTGGACGCAGGCGGCGACCTGAACCACGGAGAGGTGCCGGAGCCGCTGTGTGTCTGCCGCTCGCAGCACCCACTTTGCGGTTCTGACGGTCGTACTTACGCCCAGATCTGCCGCCTGCAGGAGGCGGCCCGCGCTCGGCCCGACGCCAATCTTACAGTGGCGCACCCAGGGCCCTGCGAATCGG AGCCCCTGATTGTGTCTCAGCCTCACAACATTTGGAATGTGTCGGGGCAGGATGTGATCTTTGGCTGTGAAGTGTTTGCCTACCCCATGGCCTCCATCGAGTGGAGGAAGGACGGATTGGACATCCAGCTGCCAGGGGATGACCCCCACATCTCTGTGCAG TTTAGGGGTGGACCTCAGAGGTTTGAGGTGACCAGCTGGCTGCAGATTCAGGCTGTGCGTCCCAGTGATGAAGGCACCTACCGCTGCCTTGCCCGGAATGCTGTGGGTCAGGTTGAGGCCCCAGCTACCCTGACAGTGCTCACACCAG ACCAGCTGAACTCCACAGGCATCCCCCAGCTACGATCACTGAATCTGGTTCCTGAGGAGGAGGCTGAAAGTGAAGAGAATGAGGATTACTATTAG